CAGGCGCAGTGGGAACCCGGCGGCCAGGCGTCCCGGCGCGGGCTCCGGCACGCCGCCCTGCACGAGGCACACGTCGGTGCTCGTGCCGCCCATGTCGAAGGTGACGGCGTCGGGGAACCCGGCCGCGGACGCGGCCGCCGCCCCCGCCAGCACGCCGCCCGCCGGTCCGGAGAGCACCAGGGCCACCGGCAGGTCGGCGGCCTCGGCCGCCGGCACCAGCCCGCCGGCAGACGTCATGACCAGGACCTCGTCGGCCAGTTCCTCCAGGGACCGTACGTAGGCCCGGCACAGGGGCCGCAGGTAGGCGTTGACGACGGTCGTGACCGTCCGTTCGTACTCCCGGAACTCGGGGGCCACCTGGTGCGAGCACGTCACGTCGGACGCGCCGGCCGCGGCTAGGGCTGCGGCCACTGTCTTCTCATGGATAGGGACCAGGTCGGCGTGCAGCAGGCAGACGGCCACCGCGTCCACCCCCGGGGGCACGGGCGGCAGCGAGCCCAGGTCGACCGCCACGAGCTCGTGCCCGGCGGCGTCGAGCCGGCCCACCACTTCCAGCCGGTCGCGGCGGGCCACCAGCGGCTCGGGCCGGTCGGCGAACGGGTCGTAGAGCGAGGGCCTGTCCTGGCGGCCGATCTCGATCACGTCGGTCAACCCGGCGTTGGTGAACAGCGCCACCCGTGCCCCTCGCCGCTCGAGCAGGGCGTTGGTCGCCACCGTCGTGCCGTGGGCCACTACGGCCGGGCGGCCAGGCCCGGCCAGTTCGCCCAGGCCGGCGGCCACCGCCCGGGCCGGGGCTTCCGGGGTCGACAGCACCTTGGCCGTCCGGCCGTCCTCACCCACAAGGTCGGTGAAGGTGCCGCCCGTGTCCACTCCGCAACGCATCAGGAGGGGACACTATTGGTCGTGACCGACCCCGCCCCTGGTGGCCCCTCCCACGGCCCCCCCGGCGGCCGAGCTGGCGCCCACCGGGCGCCGCCGCCCACGCCCGTGGGCCCGTCGCGCTGGGCCCTGCCCAGCCCGGACCAGGCCTCCGAGGACGGGGTGGTCGGCGTGGGTGGGGACCTGGCCCCCGAGACGCTGGTGGACGCCTACCGGCGGGGCATGTTCCCGTGGCCCCACCCGGGCATGCCGCTGCCGTGGTTCTCGCCCGACCCCCGGGCCGTGGTCCGCCCCCACCGGGTGACGGTGGCCAAGTCCCTGCGCCAGCGCCTGCGCCGGTGCGGTTGGACGACGACCGTCGACGCCGACTTCGACGAGGTCGTAGCCGCCTGCGCACTGCGGCCGGGCGAGGGTACGTGGGTCAACCGGCCCATGCGCCAGGCCTACGGCCGCCTCCACCGTCTGGGGTGGGCCCACAGCCTCGAGGTCTGGGACGGGGAGCGCCTGGTGGGCGGCTTGTACGGGGTGCGGGTCGGCGCTTGCTTCACCGGCGAGTCGATGTTCCACCGGGCCACCGACGCCTCCAAGGCCGCGCTCGTCGACCTGTGCGCCCGCTGGGCCGAGGCCGGCGGTGAACTGGTCGACGTGCAACTGCCCACCGCTCACCTGGAGTCGATGGGCGCGGTCGCCGTCGACCGGGCGGACTTCCTGGCCGAGCTGGCCGAGGCCCGCCTGCGGACCGTGTGCATGGTCGTCGACCGGCTGGCGGTCGGCCGGCTGGTTCCTCCCCGGCCCGCGGGCTGACGACCATCACCTGGCCGTGGCCTGGCCCGTCGCCGCCTCGACGGGCTGGCCGTCCGCGGGCTGGTGCCTCCCCGGCCCGCGGGCTGGAGCCTCCCCGGCCCGCGGGCTGACGACCATCACCTGGCCGTGGCCTGGCCCGTCGCCGCCTCGACCGGCTGGCCGTCAGCGGGCTGGTTCCTCCCCGGCCCGTGGGCTGACGACCATCACCTGTTCCTCGCCTAGGGCGTCCTGGAGCGATCTCACCTGGCGGCCCACGACGGGGTCTTGGCCGTCCCACACCACCAGGGCCTCGTCGGAGTTGCGGGCCAGCCAGGCGTCGCGCCGGCGCAGGGCGGCACCCGCCTTCTCCCGGTCGGCGGGCGGGCGGGCCCCCAGCACGACCTGGCCCTTGGCCGCCCCCAGCAGGCCGGCGTAGCGCCGCCGGCTGGTAGCCGGCCAGGGCGAGTCGGGCTCGGGGTAGGGGAGGACAGCCACGTAGGGCACGCCCTCGCCGCCAGCGGCCTCGGCCGCCAGCTGTTCGGTGCCCAGGCCCAGGCCGGTCAGCACGACCAGGTCGGGGTGGACCTGCTGGTAGGCGGCCAGCAGCTCGGCCAGCCGGGCGCGGACGGCGCCCGCCACCGGGTTGTCGTCGCCCCAACCACCCAGCTCAGGAGGCTTGTGCCCGGTGACGACGAGCCGGAAGCCCTCGGGTACCCCGGCGTCTCGGCTCCCCCCGCCCGGCCCGGGCGCGTCGGCCGGGCCGAGGGTGGAGGGCGGCCCGTCACCGGTGCGACCCGCTTGCGCCCGGGCGGCCTCCACGGCCAGGCGGTCGACCAGGTCGTTGCCGGGGTCGCCGCCGTGGCCCTTGACCCACCGCCAACGGACGCGGCCCGGGTCGGCCCGCACGAGGCCCACCAGCGGTTCCCACAGGTCCCGGTTGGCCACGGGCTGGCGCGCCTTGTTGGTCCACCCGCGGGCCAGCCATCCCTCCCACCACCGGTCGCGGAAGCAGTTCACCACGTAAGTCGAGTCGCTCACGATCTCCAGGGGGCCGTCGAACGCCCTCACGGCCTCGAGCGCGGCCTTGATCTCCATGCGCTGGTTGGTGGTGTGGGGCTCGGCCCCGCTCTCGAACCGCCCCCCCGGCTCGGCCCACGCCCACCCCCCGGGCCCCGGGTTCCCCAGGCACGCGCCATCGGTGTAGACGGACCTCATCGCGCCCATCCTCCTACGCCATTCGAGCGGTGGCGCTCGCGTGAGCCTGGCTGTGGCGCAGGTGGTAGACGATGACCAGGCTCGAGACGGCGGCCCAGGCACACCACAGCGACACGAAGCCGGTGATGGTGGTGATCGCCAGCACGACCACGGCCACCAGGTTGACCGCCCCGTAGATCACCATCAGCCGGTGGCTGGAGGCCAGGAAGGTCCCCAAGGTCACGACCACGTAGACAGCGGTGAGCACGCCCCCGTGGAACAGGCGGGCCTCGTAGCTGAGGTGGTCACCGTGGTCCACGGCCGTCACCGGCCCCGTGAACACACCCCCCAGCAGGATCACGGCCACGAACGCCCCCACGATCCCCATGCGCTCCATCAGCCGCTGGCGGTCA
This portion of the Actinomycetota bacterium genome encodes:
- a CDS encoding DUF6629 family protein, with the translated sequence MCFSAEADAAMAVVIGAIAVDGLRHVREPSHLALASLPVVLAFHQLVEVFVWWGVEGRVAESVFQAAVYTYLVIAFGLPLLVPRAVRAIEPRPDRQRLMERMGIVGAFVAVILLGGVFTGPVTAVDHGDHLSYEARLFHGGVLTAVYVVVTLGTFLASSHRLMVIYGAVNLVAVVVLAITTITGFVSLWCAWAAVSSLVIVYHLRHSQAHASATARMA
- a CDS encoding hydantoinase/oxoprolinase family protein, whose protein sequence is MRCGVDTGGTFTDLVGEDGRTAKVLSTPEAPARAVAAGLGELAGPGRPAVVAHGTTVATNALLERRGARVALFTNAGLTDVIEIGRQDRPSLYDPFADRPEPLVARRDRLEVVGRLDAAGHELVAVDLGSLPPVPPGVDAVAVCLLHADLVPIHEKTVAAALAAAGASDVTCSHQVAPEFREYERTVTTVVNAYLRPLCRAYVRSLEELADEVLVMTSAGGLVPAAEAADLPVALVLSGPAGGVLAGAAAASAAGFPDAVTFDMGGTSTDVCLVQGGVPEPAPGRLAAGFPLRLPALDIHIIGAGGGSIARIDPGGALAVGPQSAGADPGPACYGRGGTDATVTDADLVLGRVPAGAAFAGLGRLDVAAAERALARAGVTASGVVDVVDASMERAVRRVTVERGVDPTGLALVAFGGAGPLHACAVAAALGMRAVVVPPRAGVLSAVGLLGGPRQRDLVRTWPTPDDHTGLDDALADLAHQAAAAVSPDGPAGPGPAGGAGDGPAGG
- the aat gene encoding leucyl/phenylalanyl-tRNA--protein transferase, which gives rise to MTDPAPGGPSHGPPGGRAGAHRAPPPTPVGPSRWALPSPDQASEDGVVGVGGDLAPETLVDAYRRGMFPWPHPGMPLPWFSPDPRAVVRPHRVTVAKSLRQRLRRCGWTTTVDADFDEVVAACALRPGEGTWVNRPMRQAYGRLHRLGWAHSLEVWDGERLVGGLYGVRVGACFTGESMFHRATDASKAALVDLCARWAEAGGELVDVQLPTAHLESMGAVAVDRADFLAELAEARLRTVCMVVDRLAVGRLVPPRPAG
- a CDS encoding SLOG family protein, which encodes MRSVYTDGACLGNPGPGGWAWAEPGGRFESGAEPHTTNQRMEIKAALEAVRAFDGPLEIVSDSTYVVNCFRDRWWEGWLARGWTNKARQPVANRDLWEPLVGLVRADPGRVRWRWVKGHGGDPGNDLVDRLAVEAARAQAGRTGDGPPSTLGPADAPGPGGGSRDAGVPEGFRLVVTGHKPPELGGWGDDNPVAGAVRARLAELLAAYQQVHPDLVVLTGLGLGTEQLAAEAAGGEGVPYVAVLPYPEPDSPWPATSRRRYAGLLGAAKGQVVLGARPPADREKAGAALRRRDAWLARNSDEALVVWDGQDPVVGRQVRSLQDALGEEQVMVVSPRAGEEPAR